In Thiovibrio frasassiensis, one DNA window encodes the following:
- a CDS encoding cytochrome c3 family protein, producing the protein MGGRKKTLLGMAALMLLTAPLAAQSWAADGPGTVELGTLAHHYSPVTFDHAMHTTVAASCAECHHHTTGAAPTDPSCARCHEAGAKAKSVACKDCHSDSRFSAEDLAKIEGNPQRYHKGKPGLKGAYHQKCLGCHTSMGGPTGCQDCHTRNDKGDAFFNSGKYAPAPTAGGGHGGGH; encoded by the coding sequence ATGGGAGGAAGAAAGAAGACACTCTTGGGCATGGCCGCGCTAATGCTCCTGACCGCGCCGCTTGCCGCGCAGAGCTGGGCCGCAGATGGCCCGGGCACGGTGGAACTTGGCACTCTGGCACACCATTATTCCCCAGTGACCTTTGACCATGCCATGCATACCACGGTGGCAGCCAGCTGCGCAGAGTGCCATCACCACACAACCGGGGCTGCCCCCACCGATCCAAGCTGTGCTCGCTGTCATGAAGCCGGGGCAAAAGCGAAAAGCGTAGCCTGCAAAGACTGCCATTCCGACTCGCGGTTCTCCGCGGAAGACCTGGCGAAGATCGAGGGAAATCCGCAGCGCTATCATAAGGGCAAGCCCGGTCTCAAAGGGGCTTATCATCAGAAATGCCTTGGCTGTCACACCAGCATGGGCGGACCGACCGGTTGCCAGGATTGCCACACCAGAAACGATAAGGGAGACGCCTTTTTCAATTCGGGCAAATATGCCCCGGCCCCAACCGCTGGTGGCGGACATGGCGGCGGGCATTGA
- a CDS encoding 4Fe-4S dicluster domain-containing protein yields the protein MKKLNRRSFLKGGLAGGAAIAAVGTSKQAVAGTHNFGGYPDSMGVLVDLTKCVGCRTCEAACNKEQALPTPDKPFDDPSVFEERREGGLPRRTTEKAYTVVQKYDVPGREHPLFRKVQCNHCNEPACLTSCFVNAYKKTPEGAVIYDKTVCVGCRTCMIACPFYIPAYSYSSAINPVVKKCIMCYDTRLKFGRPPACVEACPQEVMTFGKRKDLLKLAHQRISEKPDKYVDQVYGENEVGGTAWLYMSDVPFDKIGYDNHLGTQPIISYVKEFLAMVPMVLTIWPALFTGFHLLSNRKDALKNDDNKS from the coding sequence ATGAAAAAGTTAAACCGCAGAAGTTTCTTGAAAGGCGGACTGGCCGGTGGCGCTGCCATCGCCGCCGTCGGAACAAGCAAACAGGCCGTGGCCGGGACGCATAATTTTGGCGGCTACCCGGACAGCATGGGGGTGCTTGTTGATCTTACCAAATGTGTCGGCTGCCGGACCTGTGAGGCCGCCTGCAACAAAGAGCAGGCGTTGCCGACGCCGGACAAACCCTTTGACGATCCTTCCGTATTTGAAGAGAGGCGCGAGGGTGGGTTGCCGAGAAGGACAACGGAAAAGGCCTATACCGTAGTGCAGAAGTATGATGTTCCGGGTCGGGAACACCCGCTGTTTCGTAAGGTGCAATGCAACCACTGCAATGAACCCGCCTGCCTGACCTCCTGTTTTGTGAATGCTTACAAAAAGACGCCGGAAGGCGCGGTTATTTATGATAAAACCGTCTGCGTTGGCTGCCGGACCTGCATGATCGCCTGTCCTTTCTATATCCCGGCCTACAGCTATTCCAGTGCCATCAATCCGGTGGTGAAAAAATGCATCATGTGCTACGACACCCGCCTGAAATTCGGCCGACCTCCGGCCTGTGTCGAAGCGTGTCCCCAGGAAGTAATGACCTTCGGCAAGCGCAAGGATCTCCTCAAGCTGGCCCATCAGCGGATCAGTGAGAAGCCGGACAAATACGTGGATCAGGTCTATGGCGAAAACGAGGTCGGCGGCACGGCCTGGCTGTATATGTCCGATGTACCCTTCGACAAGATCGGCTATGACAACCATCTCGGGACCCAGCCGATCATCAGTTACGTCAAGGAGTTCCTGGCGATGGTGCCGATGGTGCTGACCATCTGGCCCGCGCTCTTCACCGGCTTTCATTTGCTGAGCAACCGGAAAGACGCCCTGAAAAACGACGATAATAAAAGCTGA
- the nrfD gene encoding NrfD/PsrC family molybdoenzyme membrane anchor subunit, which yields MNSLKSQGFAPVVSDLKKDGSTWTVKEKIMLGLSPKEYWAVQLRNPFNWLLWAIYAIGLPILVGRFIFGLGWVTHSSYDYPWGLFLGWGLFVMVPLSASGFMMGTTVELFGRKDFKPIERLGLLNGLLGYTFAVMFLQVDLGQPWRLIYPMFVSLGPAAVLFLVAWHVATYLSCQVAELVPAFSEWMGFPKAKKFIKSIVLGLTVAGIILSTLHQGALGALFTYAPGKVHPLWYSSPFQWLHFFVSAVFAGLSMLIVVSTLTKWFMRWRCDENYLNNLSKLTLGLAKGASLALITYLVIKIIGIAHDNNWAYLLTGWGAWFMFEMVVGVILPLIFYTMAVRNSNASLARFAAFMAVFGLALNRLNTALISFNWQLYQELPHWREVVIVVTVYATYIVVYRAVLARMPILYTWKEKK from the coding sequence ATGAATAGCTTAAAATCACAAGGGTTCGCCCCTGTTGTCTCCGATCTCAAGAAAGATGGGAGTACATGGACCGTAAAAGAGAAGATTATGCTGGGGCTCAGCCCCAAAGAGTACTGGGCTGTGCAGCTCCGCAACCCGTTTAATTGGCTGCTCTGGGCCATTTATGCCATCGGGCTGCCGATCCTCGTGGGTCGGTTTATCTTTGGCCTGGGCTGGGTCACCCATTCCTCCTATGACTATCCCTGGGGGCTGTTTCTCGGCTGGGGCTTGTTCGTCATGGTGCCGCTCTCCGCTTCCGGCTTCATGATGGGAACCACGGTGGAGCTTTTCGGGCGCAAGGATTTCAAGCCCATCGAGCGGCTCGGCCTGTTGAACGGCCTTCTGGGCTATACGTTTGCGGTCATGTTTCTCCAGGTGGATCTTGGCCAGCCCTGGCGTCTGATCTACCCCATGTTCGTCTCCTTGGGACCTGCGGCAGTGCTGTTTCTCGTGGCCTGGCATGTGGCCACCTATCTTTCCTGTCAGGTGGCGGAGCTCGTTCCCGCCTTTTCCGAGTGGATGGGTTTCCCCAAAGCCAAGAAGTTTATCAAAAGCATCGTCCTCGGTTTGACTGTAGCCGGGATTATCCTTTCCACCCTGCATCAGGGGGCGCTAGGGGCGTTGTTTACCTATGCCCCGGGCAAGGTGCATCCGCTCTGGTATTCTTCACCCTTTCAATGGCTCCATTTCTTTGTGTCAGCGGTCTTTGCCGGATTGTCCATGCTCATTGTGGTCAGCACCCTGACCAAATGGTTCATGCGCTGGCGGTGTGATGAAAATTACCTGAACAACCTGAGCAAATTGACCCTGGGTCTTGCCAAGGGCGCTTCCCTTGCCTTGATCACCTATCTGGTTATCAAGATCATCGGTATTGCCCATGACAATAACTGGGCGTATCTGCTCACCGGTTGGGGTGCCTGGTTCATGTTCGAGATGGTGGTGGGGGTCATTCTGCCGTTGATTTTCTACACCATGGCCGTGCGCAACAGCAACGCCTCCTTGGCCCGTTTCGCCGCTTTTATGGCGGTTTTCGGCCTGGCCCTGAACCGTTTGAATACGGCGCTTATCTCCTTCAACTGGCAATTGTATCAGGAGCTTCCCCATTGGCGGGAAGTGGTAATCGTGGTCACCGTGTATGCCACCTATATCGTGGTCTATCGGGCGGTTCTGGCCAGGATGCCGATCCTCTATACCTGGAAGGAAAAGAAGTAA